From the genome of Erythrobacter litoralis, one region includes:
- a CDS encoding polyprenyl synthetase family protein, with the protein MTADVVPLPRKRPTLDPMLSLTASGMNAVNTVILERMQSEIPLIPRLAGHLISGGGKRLRPMLTLAGAELVGYNGTRHHKLAAAVEFIHTATLLHDDVVDGSELRRGKAAANIVFGNPATVLVGDFLFSRAFELMTEDGSLRVLKILSHASAVIAEGEVSQLTAQRQIETSEERYLHIIGAKTAALFAAASQIAAVVAECSEEQERALEDYGRNLGVAFQLVDDAIDYDSDAAQMGKDRGDDFREGKMTLPVILAHARGDEAERKFWKDAILGHKSGDEDFARAVSLIEKHDALEDTRERARHFAHRAIDAISIFPDGKARAAMTEAAQFAVARGY; encoded by the coding sequence ATGACAGCCGACGTCGTTCCACTGCCGCGCAAGCGGCCGACGCTCGATCCGATGCTCTCGCTCACGGCGAGCGGCATGAATGCGGTGAACACCGTCATTCTCGAACGGATGCAGAGCGAAATCCCCCTGATCCCGCGGCTTGCGGGGCATCTGATTTCGGGCGGAGGCAAGCGGCTGAGACCCATGCTCACGCTCGCTGGGGCGGAGCTGGTCGGTTACAACGGCACGCGGCATCACAAGCTCGCAGCGGCGGTCGAATTCATCCACACCGCGACGCTGCTTCACGACGATGTCGTCGACGGCAGCGAACTGCGTCGGGGGAAAGCGGCGGCGAACATCGTGTTCGGCAATCCCGCGACCGTGCTGGTCGGCGACTTCCTGTTCAGCCGCGCCTTCGAACTGATGACCGAGGACGGCAGCCTTCGGGTGCTCAAGATACTCAGCCATGCAAGCGCGGTGATCGCCGAGGGCGAGGTCTCGCAATTGACCGCCCAGCGCCAGATCGAGACGAGCGAGGAACGCTACCTCCACATCATCGGGGCCAAGACCGCCGCGCTCTTTGCCGCTGCGAGCCAGATCGCCGCAGTGGTCGCCGAATGCTCGGAAGAGCAGGAGCGCGCGCTCGAGGATTACGGGCGCAATCTCGGCGTGGCCTTCCAGCTCGTCGACGATGCGATCGACTATGATTCCGACGCGGCCCAGATGGGGAAGGACCGGGGTGACGATTTCCGCGAGGGCAAGATGACGCTCCCCGTCATCCTCGCCCATGCCCGCGGCGACGAGGCCGAGCGCAAGTTCTGGAAGGACGCGATCCTTGGCCACAAATCGGGCGACGAGGATTTCGCGCGGGCCGTTTCCCTGATCGAAAAGCACGATGCGCTCGAAGATACGCGCGAGCGGGCGCGTCACTTCGCACACCGGGCAATCGACGCGATCTCGATCTTTCCCGACGGCAAGGCGCGCGCTGCGATGACCGAAGCGGCGCAATTCGCGGTCGCGCGCGGATACTAG
- a CDS encoding chorismate mutase, whose protein sequence is MSNDTHTADPQQDPSQGASAPALDPVLAAYRKSIDNIDAAIIHMLAERFRITQAVGEYKARVTLPPADPAREQRQIARLRKLSEEADLDPEFSEKFLRFIIDEVIRHHEKARSG, encoded by the coding sequence ATGTCCAACGACACGCACACTGCCGACCCGCAGCAGGATCCCTCGCAGGGCGCATCCGCGCCCGCGCTCGACCCCGTGCTCGCGGCCTATCGCAAAAGCATCGACAATATCGACGCGGCGATCATTCACATGCTCGCCGAGCGGTTCCGGATCACCCAGGCGGTAGGCGAATACAAGGCGCGCGTGACCCTGCCTCCCGCCGATCCCGCGCGCGAACAGCGCCAGATCGCACGGCTGCGCAAATTGTCGGAAGAGGCCGATCTCGACCCCGAATTCTCCGAGAAATTCCTGCGCTTCATCATCGACGAAGTGATCCGACACCACGAAAAAGCGCGTTCGGGCTGA